From a single Paraburkholderia edwinii genomic region:
- the tssC gene encoding type VI secretion system contractile sheath large subunit: MNQQNETRHGATETIVLEGSHLESSGASDSLYASLCSKINLKPVSEARPLEAFRDSDMLSEASADERIARGMSAFLDLISDASHPVDRLDKSLLDFHIGQIDRKISRQLDAVMHQPDFQALEGRWRGLKMLVSRTDFRKNAKIEVLDVSKEALMRDFEDTPEIIQSGLYRLTYIEEYDTPGGQPVSAMVSDFEFANSPQDVALLRNVSKVAAAAHMPFIGSVGPAFFGKNTMEEVAAIQDIGNYFDRAEYIKWKSFRDTDDARYVGLTMPRVLGRLPYGKDTTPVRTFNYEEAVKGPDHDRYLWVNASFAFAANMVRSFVTNGWCVQIRGPQAGGKVEDLPVHLYDLGTGAQPKIPTEVLIPETREFEFANLGFIPLSFYKNHDFACFFSANSAQKPATFETKEATANSRINARLPYIFLLSRIAHYLKLIQRENIGTTKDRRLLELELNNWVKGLVTEMKDPGDELQASHPLREATVTVEDIEDNPGFFRIKLFIVPHFQVEGMDIGLSLVSQMPKAKN, encoded by the coding sequence ATGAACCAACAGAACGAAACACGGCACGGGGCCACGGAAACCATCGTCCTGGAGGGCTCGCACCTTGAGTCCTCGGGCGCTAGCGACAGCTTGTATGCATCGCTGTGCAGCAAGATCAACCTGAAACCGGTTAGCGAAGCGCGGCCGCTCGAGGCGTTTCGTGATAGCGACATGCTTTCGGAGGCCTCGGCCGACGAACGGATCGCGCGTGGCATGAGTGCATTCCTCGATTTGATTAGCGACGCGAGCCATCCGGTCGACCGGCTCGACAAGTCGCTGCTCGATTTCCACATCGGCCAGATTGATCGAAAAATCAGCCGCCAGTTGGACGCCGTGATGCACCAGCCCGATTTTCAGGCATTGGAAGGGCGCTGGCGCGGGCTCAAGATGCTTGTATCGCGCACGGATTTTCGCAAGAACGCGAAGATCGAAGTCCTCGACGTATCGAAGGAGGCGCTGATGCGCGACTTCGAAGATACACCCGAGATCATTCAAAGCGGTCTGTATCGCCTCACGTACATCGAGGAATACGACACGCCGGGCGGCCAACCCGTGAGCGCAATGGTCAGCGATTTCGAGTTCGCGAACTCGCCGCAGGACGTTGCACTGTTGCGCAACGTTTCCAAGGTCGCAGCGGCTGCGCATATGCCGTTTATCGGGTCAGTCGGGCCCGCGTTCTTCGGCAAGAACACCATGGAAGAGGTCGCCGCGATTCAAGATATTGGCAACTACTTCGATCGTGCGGAGTACATCAAGTGGAAGAGCTTTCGCGACACGGACGACGCCCGCTACGTCGGATTGACCATGCCGCGCGTGCTTGGACGCTTGCCCTATGGCAAAGATACGACGCCGGTGCGCACGTTCAACTATGAGGAAGCGGTCAAGGGCCCGGACCACGATCGATATTTGTGGGTCAATGCTTCGTTTGCGTTTGCGGCAAACATGGTGCGCAGCTTCGTCACCAACGGATGGTGTGTGCAGATTCGCGGCCCACAAGCGGGTGGCAAAGTGGAAGATCTGCCGGTGCACCTGTACGACCTCGGTACGGGCGCTCAACCGAAGATTCCGACTGAAGTGCTGATTCCAGAGACGCGCGAGTTCGAGTTCGCCAATCTCGGCTTTATCCCGCTGTCGTTCTACAAGAACCACGACTTTGCATGCTTCTTCTCGGCGAACTCGGCACAAAAGCCTGCAACCTTCGAGACAAAGGAGGCGACGGCGAACAGTCGTATCAACGCGCGCTTGCCGTACATCTTCCTGCTGTCCCGCATCGCACACTACCTGAAGCTCATTCAGCGCGAAAACATCGGCACGACCAAAGACCGTCGATTGCTCGAGCTTGAGCTAAACAATTGGGTCAAGGGTCTCGTGACCGAGATGAAAGACCCGGGCGACGAATTGCAGGCGTCGCATCCGCTGCGTGAGGCAACGGTAACGGTCGAGGACATCGAGGACAACCCCGGCTTCTTCCGCATCAAGCTATTTATCGTGCCGCACTTCCAGGTGGAAGGGATGGACATCGGGCTGTCGCTCGTGTCGCAGATGCCGAAAGCCAAGAACTGA
- a CDS encoding OmpA family protein, protein MTPSNGTRRRETEGLGYPFRTIVVFIAALALAVLWLVLRVNPTLASLLTAVVGLLAVSLVWWRTQQLAFASSQSAHVLAALGAVTSQIPVRLRASMPLAVVIGDGLSAIFDRAGEARFAHVGDGAIWIRAERIQDLPSLSVAVRQWRNGRAPDGFVLSVAPALHSDVDMLTQRLRVMRQAVADASRMLGARLPGYLAIYQRVTKDGNSPDGNSPAAAAATGDQAVGASSADLSKSTLSDAADSGTHSSGLARGVTAPLWYGVSSATRLLPQGAIPAATQQPATIGAAGPFDPIIRAAESNALENNALSADTRQATSAYSAVTRAAALTSLINWTQRMVIDTLTDHRQPSAPCTLHGVGWIDCGPATGRGKPWELHVESQTAVVPATLPASPPPWPLPQQLIEAMPQRRWISPRLAALAHAFALTACAAAVAFWGAASNNANLLEHINADLQRYALIPAAKGTAQDAAKDYAKRDALQALVADRDQLEQYARLGIPLHLSFGMYRGAQLIPMLNDAIATYQPPAAPPVVVTLDSMSLFDSGNAQLKPGSTRALVSALEMIRSHPGKRILVAGHTDATGAPDSNLRLSIARAAAVRDWLIDASGMPATQFAIQGYGDTRPVANNDAPEGRAKNRRVEITLVPEAAP, encoded by the coding sequence GTGACTCCGTCTAACGGCACACGGCGCCGCGAAACCGAAGGCCTCGGCTACCCCTTCCGGACAATCGTCGTGTTCATCGCAGCACTGGCACTTGCCGTGCTGTGGCTGGTCCTGCGAGTCAATCCGACATTGGCTTCGCTGCTGACCGCGGTTGTTGGGCTGCTCGCCGTCTCGCTCGTTTGGTGGCGGACCCAGCAACTCGCATTCGCCAGTTCGCAAAGCGCGCATGTACTTGCGGCACTCGGTGCTGTGACGTCGCAAATCCCGGTCCGGTTGCGTGCGAGTATGCCGTTGGCCGTCGTGATCGGCGACGGCTTGTCTGCGATCTTCGATCGAGCCGGCGAAGCGCGCTTCGCGCATGTCGGCGATGGCGCAATCTGGATACGTGCTGAACGGATACAGGACCTGCCGAGCCTATCGGTCGCTGTCCGACAGTGGCGCAATGGCCGTGCGCCAGATGGCTTCGTGCTCTCCGTCGCGCCCGCTCTGCATTCGGACGTCGATATGCTGACGCAACGGCTTCGCGTGATGCGTCAGGCGGTAGCCGACGCATCACGAATGCTTGGTGCGCGTTTGCCGGGCTACCTCGCCATCTATCAGCGCGTAACGAAGGATGGAAACTCGCCCGATGGAAATTCCCCTGCAGCGGCAGCCGCAACGGGCGATCAGGCAGTTGGAGCGAGTTCCGCCGACTTGTCAAAATCAACGCTGTCTGACGCAGCCGATTCCGGCACGCATTCATCGGGGCTCGCAAGGGGCGTCACAGCACCGCTGTGGTACGGCGTGTCGTCGGCCACCCGTCTTCTTCCGCAGGGAGCCATTCCGGCTGCGACACAGCAGCCAGCCACGATCGGCGCCGCAGGCCCGTTCGATCCCATCATTCGCGCCGCAGAATCCAATGCACTAGAAAACAATGCACTAAGTGCCGATACGCGACAAGCGACTTCTGCCTATTCCGCCGTCACCAGAGCCGCCGCCCTGACATCGCTCATCAATTGGACGCAGCGTATGGTGATCGACACGCTAACCGACCATCGCCAACCTTCGGCACCCTGCACGCTGCACGGCGTCGGCTGGATCGATTGCGGTCCCGCAACCGGGAGGGGCAAGCCATGGGAGCTGCACGTCGAATCGCAAACCGCGGTCGTACCCGCAACCCTGCCCGCATCACCACCGCCATGGCCTCTGCCGCAGCAGCTTATCGAGGCGATGCCGCAGCGGCGCTGGATATCTCCCCGGCTCGCCGCGCTTGCTCACGCGTTCGCGCTCACCGCGTGCGCGGCTGCAGTCGCCTTCTGGGGCGCGGCATCGAATAACGCAAACCTGCTCGAACACATCAACGCTGACCTGCAACGCTACGCGCTGATCCCCGCCGCGAAAGGTACCGCTCAGGATGCCGCGAAAGACTATGCAAAGCGCGATGCACTGCAGGCGCTCGTCGCCGATCGCGATCAGCTCGAGCAGTACGCGCGTCTCGGTATTCCGCTGCATCTGTCGTTCGGTATGTACCGCGGCGCGCAGCTGATACCGATGCTCAACGACGCGATTGCGACGTATCAGCCTCCAGCGGCGCCGCCCGTCGTCGTCACGCTCGACAGCATGTCGCTATTCGACAGCGGCAACGCGCAACTGAAGCCCGGCTCGACACGCGCGCTGGTCAGTGCGCTCGAGATGATCAGGTCGCATCCCGGCAAGCGGATTCTGGTTGCCGGTCACACCGACGCAACCGGCGCGCCGGACAGCAACTTGAGGCTCTCGATCGCCCGGGCGGCGGCCGTGCGCGACTGGCTGATCGACGCGTCGGGTATGCCCGCCACGCAATTCGCGATCCAGGGCTATGGCGACACGCGGCCCGTCGCGAACAACGATGCTCCCGAGGGTCGCGCAAAGAACCGTCGCGTCGAAATCACACTCGTGCCCGAAGCAGCTCCGTAG
- the tssK gene encoding type VI secretion system baseplate subunit TssK: MRIDKPLWHEGLILTQQHFQQHERWFEFSLRQIATASLAEPWGTLGVDVDEDALTASRFKLTRLKLRFPDGTPFDSTVADALPPARDLTRGLPADLQSVLVLAALPLPNANGNNCRFDEASLARPRRSFREFVQVADLNGTGEAEIAAERHAVRLLFDFEPSEDDTVCAIARLTRAASGEFKLDHGYVPPCLTLASHPLHIERINRLADILLARSVTLGARRGERIEQVTEYGVADVQLFWLLHCIHAAWPQLQFFASHPSQPPERLYTTLAQLTAALMTFSTGAQLTDIPPYDHAQAEDVFTRLEAKIRQLLDAIIPSRVVSIALTQKSTTTWMGLIEDERIATNSADWYLSVSASLPPYELVEQFARLCKIGAPDDVKQIVNSALAGIPLKSVQRVPSAIPVRLDNHYFALDADDPAHARMLAARACQIYLPASIPDATLQLHAVLRS, encoded by the coding sequence ATGCGGATCGATAAACCGCTTTGGCATGAAGGCCTGATCCTCACGCAACAGCACTTTCAACAGCACGAACGTTGGTTTGAGTTCTCGCTGCGTCAGATCGCTACAGCGTCGCTGGCGGAGCCGTGGGGAACGCTCGGCGTCGATGTTGATGAAGACGCACTCACAGCGAGTCGCTTCAAGCTCACGCGACTGAAATTGCGCTTTCCGGATGGCACGCCGTTCGATTCGACCGTCGCCGATGCACTGCCGCCGGCCCGCGACCTGACACGGGGGCTGCCCGCCGATCTGCAGAGTGTCCTGGTGCTGGCAGCGCTCCCGCTGCCCAATGCGAATGGCAATAACTGCCGCTTCGACGAGGCCTCTCTCGCGCGGCCACGCCGGTCGTTTCGCGAATTCGTGCAAGTAGCGGATCTCAACGGCACGGGCGAAGCGGAGATCGCCGCCGAACGCCACGCAGTGCGGCTGCTATTTGATTTTGAGCCAAGCGAGGACGATACCGTGTGCGCAATCGCGCGCCTCACGCGCGCGGCCAGCGGCGAGTTCAAGCTCGACCACGGTTATGTGCCGCCTTGCCTGACGTTGGCGAGCCATCCGTTGCATATCGAGCGTATCAACCGCCTTGCAGACATACTGCTGGCGAGGAGTGTCACACTCGGGGCGCGCCGCGGCGAACGCATCGAACAGGTTACCGAGTACGGCGTCGCGGACGTGCAACTCTTCTGGCTTCTCCACTGTATTCATGCGGCGTGGCCGCAGCTGCAGTTTTTCGCATCTCACCCATCGCAGCCACCCGAACGGCTCTACACAACGCTCGCTCAGCTAACCGCCGCACTAATGACGTTCTCGACAGGCGCGCAGCTGACGGACATTCCGCCCTACGATCACGCACAAGCCGAAGATGTATTCACGCGGCTCGAAGCGAAGATCCGTCAACTGCTCGACGCGATCATTCCATCGCGCGTCGTGTCCATCGCGTTGACGCAGAAAAGCACGACGACCTGGATGGGTCTTATCGAGGACGAGCGTATCGCGACGAACTCGGCAGACTGGTATCTGTCCGTCAGCGCGTCGTTGCCGCCATACGAACTCGTCGAGCAGTTCGCGCGGCTTTGCAAGATCGGCGCCCCTGACGATGTCAAGCAGATCGTCAACTCGGCGCTCGCGGGCATTCCGCTCAAGTCGGTGCAACGCGTGCCTTCTGCGATTCCGGTGCGTCTAGACAACCACTATTTTGCGTTGGACGCGGACGACCCCGCACACGCGCGCATGCTCGCTGCGCGCGCTTGCCAGATCTATTTGCCCGCATCGATTCCCGATGCAACGCTCCAACTCCATGCGGTACTGAGGTCATGA
- a CDS encoding glycoside hydrolase family 24 protein: MTTKLHAELQTLSFAFPFRDVRGQEIVDEHVFYDWLASEGNGSFPVSGSGMWHGGIHVSMNGAGQKLDLTHGVRCIAAGEIIAYRINRTPLASQIAADGNSAAQVGLYSSAFTLVRHALEYPLGNRLTFFSLYMHLQSVSEYVQQSALAPAYWIRAHQVTEYAADKQKVSSHPGAPVTPQIGLNIHADAGSAKILAILPRGAKVRIGEKRKNGRWGKIELIESGALMPPRVAGYVFPDADKGWVYLGKERGHELLVPVVSEARCDEVVVPPEPIPVKAGELIGHLGQYWQTDDARREHRMVHIEVFCGDELPNFLASSRAAANKVIDFEKLSLLRIDKGVKLFERPSTDGEGARAPETAVVQIYSQAVLEALPKDSKGAKDDSLGDGQQWWRVTSANSRYEDINGWVRNRQMPPNGGVTRESPHAWKDFETVTGADAGNPTIFGSVDAWLDHVLCEDKPATGDVQQLKPLACNLYRALSTMRSESQAADEMRALKGHKWLTFRASRLIPKHRSEWSSHSEYQDFFEKILARVAKEPYHDAEIERFNRLVWWDDVKKAVKGVFPSSPEVFHIHPIALVANFPRNTIPLEEARVRAFLRMIRVGEGTEGVDGYERLFGGESFVRDYGKDFSDHPRLQIARQSAGRILRSTAAGAYQVMAYTWDDPQLSRYRKTYGISDFSPASQDRFCVVLLKFKRRAIESIKEGDIKKAVFDDRCNLEWASLPGDMYGQGGVSMDTVSKKFSVYLNDELSGKSDLAVAIGGLSDLIG, translated from the coding sequence GTGACGACAAAATTGCATGCAGAACTGCAGACGCTCAGCTTCGCTTTTCCGTTTCGTGACGTCCGTGGACAGGAAATTGTCGATGAGCATGTGTTCTACGACTGGCTTGCCAGCGAGGGAAATGGCAGTTTTCCCGTCAGCGGTTCCGGCATGTGGCACGGCGGCATTCATGTCTCGATGAATGGGGCCGGACAAAAGCTGGACCTCACGCATGGTGTGCGGTGCATCGCGGCCGGCGAAATTATCGCGTACCGGATAAATCGAACGCCGCTGGCGAGCCAGATTGCGGCGGACGGGAACAGTGCTGCGCAAGTTGGCTTGTATAGCTCCGCCTTCACACTGGTGCGGCACGCGCTTGAGTACCCTCTCGGTAATCGACTGACGTTCTTCAGTCTCTATATGCATCTGCAAAGTGTGTCCGAGTATGTGCAGCAGTCCGCGCTGGCCCCTGCTTACTGGATACGCGCCCATCAGGTAACCGAGTATGCCGCAGACAAGCAGAAAGTCAGCTCGCACCCTGGTGCCCCTGTTACCCCTCAAATAGGGCTAAACATTCACGCAGACGCGGGTAGTGCGAAGATTCTGGCAATCCTGCCTCGTGGTGCCAAGGTGCGCATTGGCGAAAAGCGCAAAAACGGACGGTGGGGAAAAATAGAACTGATTGAGTCAGGTGCGCTGATGCCGCCGCGAGTCGCGGGATATGTGTTTCCGGATGCAGATAAGGGTTGGGTATATCTTGGGAAAGAACGGGGGCACGAGTTGCTCGTTCCTGTTGTGTCAGAGGCGCGCTGTGACGAGGTAGTTGTGCCGCCCGAACCTATTCCTGTCAAGGCCGGGGAGTTGATCGGCCATCTGGGGCAATACTGGCAGACTGACGATGCTAGGCGAGAGCACCGGATGGTACACATCGAGGTGTTCTGTGGCGATGAGCTGCCAAATTTCCTGGCGAGCAGTCGTGCGGCGGCAAACAAGGTCATCGATTTTGAAAAGCTTTCGTTGCTGCGCATCGATAAAGGGGTAAAACTGTTCGAGCGGCCTTCGACTGATGGTGAGGGTGCGCGTGCACCCGAAACGGCAGTGGTCCAGATTTATAGTCAAGCTGTGCTCGAAGCATTGCCGAAAGACAGCAAGGGGGCGAAAGACGACTCCCTCGGCGACGGCCAGCAATGGTGGAGGGTGACTAGCGCCAACAGCCGGTACGAAGACATCAACGGTTGGGTTCGCAATCGGCAGATGCCGCCCAACGGCGGCGTGACCCGCGAATCGCCGCACGCGTGGAAAGACTTCGAGACGGTCACGGGCGCCGATGCTGGCAATCCAACTATCTTCGGCTCCGTTGACGCTTGGCTGGATCACGTCTTGTGCGAGGACAAACCAGCTACCGGTGATGTCCAGCAGCTCAAGCCTCTTGCATGCAACCTGTACCGCGCGCTTTCAACAATGCGAAGTGAGTCGCAAGCGGCTGATGAAATGCGAGCGCTTAAGGGACACAAATGGTTGACGTTCAGAGCGTCACGTCTGATCCCTAAGCATCGCAGCGAGTGGTCAAGCCATAGCGAGTACCAGGATTTTTTTGAAAAGATATTGGCTCGCGTGGCAAAGGAACCCTATCACGACGCTGAAATTGAGCGGTTCAACCGACTAGTCTGGTGGGATGACGTCAAGAAAGCTGTGAAGGGCGTGTTTCCATCAAGTCCAGAAGTATTTCATATTCACCCTATTGCGCTTGTAGCAAATTTTCCGCGAAATACCATTCCTCTCGAGGAGGCTCGAGTAAGAGCATTCCTGCGAATGATTCGGGTAGGCGAAGGAACTGAAGGGGTTGACGGATATGAACGGCTGTTCGGGGGAGAGTCGTTTGTTAGAGACTATGGGAAAGATTTCAGCGATCATCCGCGCTTGCAAATTGCCAGGCAAAGCGCAGGAAGGATTCTTAGGTCGACCGCCGCTGGCGCATATCAGGTAATGGCTTATACATGGGATGACCCGCAGTTGTCGCGTTATAGAAAGACGTACGGTATCAGCGACTTTTCTCCTGCATCTCAGGACAGATTTTGCGTGGTTCTTTTGAAATTCAAGAGACGTGCAATCGAGAGCATAAAGGAAGGCGACATAAAGAAGGCAGTCTTTGACGATCGTTGCAATCTGGAGTGGGCAAGTCTTCCCGGCGATATGTACGGCCAGGGTGGTGTGAGCATGGATACCGTCAGCAAGAAATTTTCCGTATACCTCAATGACGAATTGAGCGGGAAGAGCGATTTGGCGGTAGCTATCGGCGGTTTGAGTGACTTGATCGGTTGA
- a CDS encoding type VI secretion system Vgr family protein, whose amino-acid sequence MSMVLPSQAYELKLAPHPAPFSVLRFSGHDALCELYRYEIEFTSEVAGIPMDQVLGRPAKFIIDPIDPDLAYLRKMFGENAEQFSKNPPARTVYGIVTGFDELETSPDETRYRVVLEPQLADLNRGITSRLFQKQSVEEIITDTLRHFGFRAGVDFEFQLRGEYKRHEYITQYHETTFAFIRRLAAEEGIWFRFEQRKDRAFIVFGDDLDAYARHQRVVPLRHEAGLESVGAEAIKSLERHTKRVVEGVRLNNYNQRSAALNLVVEQNAAPDDKTTDAVDYRWGEHYDTLEEGRRIARLRHEALLAGQVTFAGTGNPFALEAGEVMRLEQNPADAPHGLLITSVDSSGGRSESYAIKFKAIPSDRVWRPIVDAAARPSIQGILPARVTSPGNYKYAYLNEQGHYVVKLPFDLDEWSPGGTSRPVRLSKPYSGDNYGHHFPLIDGTEVALVFTQGNPDRPVIVGAMHDSEHPDLVNNLNHTRNVVRTAGGTEWSIEDKEGVEHSHLSTPYQTSELNLGHLVDAERKERGHGAEMRSDGHAVSRGALGNLLSAEAQLAASGEMLEMRNADATLGESKEILQSLNASVDEAGAIPAEVDQQRVLIDQKLAGLQRPAIVATAPEGIGLASGEHIQIAARKQAFFTAGAGLDIGVLKRVTVAAGEAISFFAAKLGIRLFAVKGKVQIQAQGNAMELMSMQDMIVSSSNGVVTITGRKGVIIGDGSGAYIRLCDGKIFLGSPAGEIELRGELRVGSPDGGGFAFPQWADAPLKDLQQRFKPGFSN is encoded by the coding sequence ATGTCGATGGTTCTGCCTTCGCAGGCTTATGAGCTGAAGCTCGCGCCGCATCCCGCGCCGTTCTCCGTTTTACGATTTTCGGGGCACGACGCGCTTTGCGAGTTGTATCGCTACGAGATCGAGTTCACGAGCGAAGTCGCTGGCATTCCGATGGACCAGGTGCTCGGCCGACCGGCGAAATTCATCATCGACCCGATCGATCCGGACCTTGCTTACTTGCGAAAGATGTTCGGCGAAAACGCGGAGCAGTTCAGCAAGAATCCGCCGGCGCGGACGGTGTACGGCATTGTCACAGGCTTCGACGAACTCGAAACATCGCCGGACGAAACGCGCTATCGGGTTGTGCTCGAGCCGCAATTGGCAGATCTGAATCGCGGCATAACGAGCCGGCTGTTCCAGAAACAGTCGGTTGAGGAAATCATCACTGATACGCTGCGCCACTTCGGTTTTCGTGCCGGTGTCGACTTCGAGTTCCAGCTGCGTGGCGAGTACAAGCGGCACGAGTACATCACGCAGTATCACGAAACGACCTTCGCGTTTATCCGGCGGCTGGCGGCGGAAGAGGGCATCTGGTTCCGCTTCGAGCAGAGGAAGGATCGCGCGTTCATCGTGTTTGGCGACGATCTCGATGCCTACGCGCGCCATCAGCGCGTTGTGCCACTGCGGCATGAGGCGGGCCTCGAAAGTGTGGGTGCTGAGGCGATCAAGTCGCTTGAGCGTCACACGAAGCGTGTCGTGGAAGGCGTGCGTCTGAATAATTACAACCAGCGAAGCGCCGCGCTGAACCTGGTTGTCGAGCAGAATGCCGCGCCCGACGACAAGACAACTGATGCTGTCGATTACCGTTGGGGAGAGCACTACGATACCCTGGAAGAAGGTAGACGCATTGCGCGGCTAAGGCACGAAGCGCTTCTGGCTGGGCAGGTCACGTTCGCTGGAACGGGAAATCCTTTTGCGCTGGAGGCTGGCGAGGTGATGCGGCTTGAGCAGAACCCTGCGGATGCGCCGCATGGCCTGCTGATCACGTCCGTCGATTCCAGCGGCGGTCGAAGCGAGTCATATGCGATCAAATTCAAGGCGATTCCTTCGGATCGAGTCTGGCGACCGATAGTCGATGCGGCGGCGCGACCGTCGATCCAGGGCATTCTGCCCGCACGTGTGACGTCACCGGGGAACTACAAATACGCTTATCTGAACGAGCAGGGCCACTACGTGGTCAAGCTGCCGTTCGATCTCGACGAATGGAGTCCAGGCGGCACGAGCCGGCCCGTGCGGCTTTCAAAGCCTTATAGCGGCGACAACTACGGACACCACTTTCCGCTGATCGATGGGACGGAGGTGGCGCTTGTCTTTACACAAGGGAATCCCGATCGGCCGGTGATCGTCGGCGCAATGCATGACAGCGAGCACCCGGATCTGGTCAACAACCTGAACCATACGCGCAATGTTGTCCGTACCGCGGGTGGCACCGAGTGGTCTATCGAGGACAAGGAAGGCGTCGAGCACAGCCATCTGTCGACGCCTTATCAGACCAGTGAGCTCAATCTCGGCCATTTGGTCGATGCGGAACGGAAGGAGCGTGGGCACGGCGCCGAGATGCGTTCCGACGGACATGCCGTGTCTCGCGGAGCGCTAGGAAATCTATTGTCCGCTGAGGCGCAACTGGCCGCCTCCGGCGAGATGCTTGAGATGCGCAACGCCGACGCGACACTGGGCGAGTCGAAGGAAATACTGCAGTCGCTCAACGCGTCGGTCGATGAGGCGGGCGCCATTCCGGCAGAAGTCGATCAGCAGAGGGTACTGATCGATCAAAAGCTTGCCGGGTTGCAGCGGCCAGCAATTGTCGCGACCGCGCCGGAAGGAATCGGCCTCGCTAGCGGGGAACACATTCAAATTGCAGCGCGAAAGCAGGCTTTTTTCACGGCAGGCGCGGGTCTCGATATCGGAGTGCTCAAGCGCGTCACCGTAGCTGCCGGAGAAGCGATTTCGTTTTTCGCGGCAAAGCTTGGCATTCGATTGTTCGCCGTCAAGGGCAAGGTGCAAATCCAGGCGCAGGGCAATGCAATGGAACTGATGTCGATGCAGGACATGATCGTGAGTTCGTCCAACGGTGTGGTCACGATCACGGGGCGCAAAGGCGTCATCATCGGAGATGGATCGGGGGCCTATATCAGGTTGTGCGACGGCAAGATTTTTCTGGGTAGCCCTGCGGGTGAAATTGAGTTGCGGGGAGAGTTGCGGGTCGGTTCCCCGGACGGTGGCGGCTTTGCGTTTCCGCAATGGGCCGATGCACCGCTTAAGGATTTACAGCAGCGGTTCAAGCCCGGATTCTCCAACTAA
- a CDS encoding DotU family type IV/VI secretion system protein, whose protein sequence is MRSLLRDTALCVTQLSTSQTPSDYKSLRKRTEQLVIQFAAALKHHGYPQDVCEDALIAQCGLLDETALRNLSVDDQSKWDEQPLQIGQTGRHDAGERVFERLEQRMREASPNVDLLECYETILGLGFVGRYASPSWDTHQGDDGATRAGLIKALNAQLQTLRPARDQTFIIERSGWRFTDWLYRLSPWAIACVTGVVAVAVWLAWNATLDTQVTHLASQAVRP, encoded by the coding sequence ATGCGTAGTCTGCTGCGCGACACCGCGCTCTGCGTCACCCAGCTCTCCACAAGCCAGACGCCGAGCGATTACAAGTCGCTTCGCAAGCGAACCGAGCAGTTGGTCATTCAGTTCGCGGCTGCGCTCAAGCATCACGGCTATCCGCAAGATGTGTGTGAAGACGCGCTTATCGCGCAATGCGGACTGCTCGATGAAACAGCATTGCGCAACCTGTCCGTCGATGATCAGTCGAAGTGGGATGAGCAGCCCTTGCAAATCGGGCAGACGGGTCGGCACGATGCAGGTGAACGTGTGTTTGAACGGCTTGAGCAACGAATGCGCGAAGCGTCGCCGAACGTGGATCTGCTCGAATGCTATGAAACCATTCTCGGATTGGGTTTCGTCGGCCGATATGCGTCGCCTTCATGGGATACGCATCAAGGCGACGATGGCGCAACGCGAGCCGGGCTGATCAAGGCGCTCAACGCGCAACTGCAAACGCTCAGACCCGCACGAGATCAGACGTTCATCATTGAACGTTCGGGCTGGCGTTTTACGGACTGGCTCTATCGTCTGTCGCCGTGGGCCATTGCGTGTGTCACAGGAGTCGTGGCCGTCGCCGTGTGGCTCGCCTGGAACGCGACGCTCGATACGCAAGTCACGCATCTTGCCTCTCAAGCGGTGCGCCCGTGA
- the tssB gene encoding type VI secretion system contractile sheath small subunit, with translation MDSFQREIPKSRVSITLDLHTGGAQKKVELPLKLLVAGDFSAGREQAPLAERKKVNIDKHNFDAVLADYAPDLKTAAPNTLVDDGSELPVSLGFRSMKDFEPEQVARQIPELQALLAMRNLLRDLKSNLLDNGTFRREFEKILKDRHLSERLRNELAQIGSVTSQQEGHA, from the coding sequence ATGGACAGCTTCCAGCGCGAAATTCCGAAGAGTCGCGTCTCGATTACGTTGGATCTGCATACGGGCGGAGCCCAGAAGAAGGTTGAGTTGCCACTAAAGCTTCTGGTGGCAGGCGACTTCAGTGCGGGGCGAGAGCAGGCGCCGCTTGCCGAGCGCAAGAAGGTCAACATCGACAAGCACAACTTCGACGCGGTGCTGGCCGATTACGCACCGGACCTCAAGACCGCCGCACCGAACACGCTGGTGGACGATGGATCCGAATTGCCAGTGAGCCTCGGCTTCCGGTCAATGAAGGACTTCGAACCCGAGCAGGTTGCACGGCAGATTCCCGAACTGCAGGCGTTGCTGGCTATGCGCAACCTGCTGCGCGACCTCAAATCGAACCTGCTCGACAACGGCACGTTCCGTCGCGAGTTCGAAAAGATCCTGAAGGACCGGCATCTATCGGAAAGGCTGCGCAACGAGCTGGCGCAGATAGGCAGCGTGACCTCGCAGCAGGAAGGGCATGCGTAG